The Scomber japonicus isolate fScoJap1 chromosome 13, fScoJap1.pri, whole genome shotgun sequence genome includes a window with the following:
- the LOC128371765 gene encoding uncharacterized protein LOC128371765 has product MSGRGKGAGKVRAKAKTRSSRAGLQFPVGRVHRHLRKGNYAQRVGAGAPVYLAAVLEYLTAEILELAGNAARDNKKTRIIPRHLQLAVRNDEELNKLLGGVTIAQGGVLPNIQAVLLPKKTEKPAKKCCHADTDVSEQGTDSNPQDSVNMSGRGKGAGKVRAKAKTRSSRAGLQFPVGRVHRLLRKGNYAQRVGAGAPVYLAAVLEYLTAEILELAGNAARDNKKTRIIPRHLQLAVRNDEELNKLLGGVTIAQGGVLPNIQAVLLPKKTEKPAKK; this is encoded by the exons ATGTCTGGACGTGGTAAGGGTGCCGGTAAGGTCAGAGCCAAGGCAAAGACCCGCTCCTCCCGTGCCGGGCTCCAATTCCCGGTCGGCCGTGTCCACAGGCATCTGAGGAAGGGTAACTATGCCCAGCGTGTCGGTGCCGGTGCTCCCGTCTACCTGGCGGCGGTGCTGGAGTACCTGACCGCTGAGATCCTGGAGCTGGCCGGAAACGCCGCCAGAGACAACAAGAAGACCAGGATCATCCCCCGCCATCTGCAGCTGGCTGTCCGCAACGACGAGGAGCTCAACAAGCTGCTGGGAGGAGTGACCATCGCTCAGGGAGGAGTGCTGCCCAACATCCAGGCGGTGCTGCTGCCCAAGAAGACCGAGAAACCCGCCAAGAA GTGCTGTCACGCTGACACAGACGTGTCAGAGCAGGGTACGGATAGTAACCCTCAGGACAGTG TAAACATGTCTGGACGTGGTAAGGGTGCCGGTAAGGTCAGAGCCAAGGCAAAGACCCGCTCCTCCCGTGCCGGGCTCCAGTTCCCGGTCGGCCGTGTCCACAGGCTGCTCAGGAAGGGTAACTATGCCCAGCGTGTCGGTGCCGGTGCTCCCGTCTACCTGGCGGCGGTGCTGGAGTACCTGACCGCTGAGATCCTGGAGCTGGCCGGAAACGCCGCCAGAGATAACAAGAAGACCAGGATCATCCCCCGCCATCTGCAGCTGGCTGTCCGCAACGACGAGGAGCTGAACAAGCTGCTGGGAGGAGTGACCATCGCTCAGGGAGGAGTGCTGCCCAACATCCAGGCGGTGCTGCTGCCCAAGAAGACCGAGAAACCCGCCAAGAAGTAA
- the LOC128371007 gene encoding E3 ubiquitin-protein ligase RNF26-like produces MLKSWLHFYKHLLVLHLSEPCCQGESSAVILSLLQFNMDEVNLVSVAVGRCADACCLLLDLLVRTFSWLLRFLSGVGVSLHGALLALNGSTLLEYCNFALFSFLTATEAVSSAAHGVLHALDGWLQTLGGVCESFKMVGHLSCHVAWRTKDVLHRGLISASCVLRQMCEGVCIALSLVLYLINTVVNIILIAMQNGVSAVAGAWDAVADPVHRLVDLALTLLTFLYSCLVGASVLLWTPCQLLLDLLGALGRVFITVFMVDTYGVLISAAVISVALLVLNPRLPVVVGQLSLRLVGSLPGVQRSLRRMYAVIVEPALTYQVVRTRATQEVTRTRFPFTDTAALLPSEADFLIPATESIQTDSPQLLAQQEGEPVSSEVGDISRTNASPPASAPDGGGGGDISPSDGELLSLLKEQEERKKCVICQDLSKTVLLLPCRHLCLCRHCADILTQRRAVAQRCCPLCRQPITETMDVFL; encoded by the exons atgctAAAATCATGGCTGCACTTTTATAAACATTTACTagttttacatctttctgaGCCATGTTGCCAAGGTGAGTCAT CAGCTGTGATTCTGTCTCTTCTCCAGTTTAACATGGATGAAGTGAACCTGGTGTCGGTGGCGGTGGGCAGATGTGCGGACgcctgctgtctgctgctggaTCTGCTGGTCAGGACGTTCAGCTGGCTTCTCCGCTTCCTGTCGGGCGTGGGCGTTTCCCTCCACGGCGCTCTGCTCGCTCTGAACGGCTCCACTCTGCTGGAATACTGCAACTTCGCTCTGTTCTCCTTCCTCACCGCCACGGAGGCCGTCTCCAGCGCCGCGCACGGAGTCCTGCACGCGCTGGACGGCTGGCTGCAGACGCTGGGAGGAGTGTGCGAGAGCTTCAAGATGGTGGGTCACCTCTCGTGTCACGTGGCGTGGCGGACCAAAGACGTGCTGCACCGCGGCCTGATCTCCGCCAGCTGCGTCCTCAGACAGATGTGTGAAGGCGTCTGCATCGCGCTCAGCCTCGTCCTCTATCTCATCAACACCGTGGTGAACATCATCCTCATCGCCATGCAGAACGGCGTGTCGGCGGTGGCGGGCGCCTGGGACGCGGTGGCGGATCCGGTCCACAGGCTGGTGGATCTGGCTCTGACTCTGCTCACCTTCCTGTACAGCTGCTTGGTGGGAGCGTCGGTGCTGCTGTGGACGCCCTGCCAGCTGTTACTGGACCTGCTGGGAGCGCTGGGCCGCGTCTTCATCACCGTCTTCATGGTCGACACGTACGGCGTTCTCATCTCGGCGGCCGTCATCTCGGTGGCGCTGCTCGTACTGAACCCCAGACTTCCTGTCGTCGTGGGTCAGCTGAGCCTCCGCTTGGTCGGCTCTTTACCCGGAGTCCAGAGGAGCCTTCGCAGGATGTACGCAGTGATCGTAGAACCGGCTCTGACCTATCAGGTGGTTCGAACCCGGGCTACACAGGAAGTGACCCGGACCAGGTTTCCGTTCACAGACACGGCTGCTTTACTCCCGtctgaggctgacttcctgatTCCAGCGACTGAGTCGATCCAAACGGACTCTCCTCAGCTCCTCGCTCAGCAGGAAGGCGAGCCGGTGAGCAGCGAGGTCGGTGACATCAGCAGGACTAACGCTTCCCCGCCAGCCTCGGCTCCGgacggcggcggcggcggtgaCATCTCTCCGTCGGACGGCGAGCTGCTCAGCCTgctgaaggagcaggaggagaggaagaagtgcGTCATCTGTCAGGACTTGAGTAAGacggtgctgctgctgccgtgtCGTCACCTCTGTCTCTGCCGGCACTGCGCCGACATCCTGACGCAGCGCCGAGCCGTCGCTCAGCGCTGCTGTCCGCTCTGccgtcagccaatcacagagacCATGGACGTCTTCCTCTGA
- the LOC128371064 gene encoding insulin yields the protein MAALWLQSASLLVLLVLSWPGSQAAAGPQHLCGSHLVDALYLVCGERGFFYNPKRDVDPLQGFLPPKAGGAGGQNEVAEFAYKDQMEMMVKRGIVEQCCHKPCNIFDLQNYCN from the exons ATGGCGGCTCTGTGGCTCCAGTCTGCGTCTCTGCTGGTCTTACTGGTTCTATCGTGGCCCGGTTCTCAGGCCGCCGCCGGCCCTCAGCACCTGTGTGGCTCTCACCTGGTCGACGCTCTCTACCTGGTCTGTGGAGAGAGAGGCTTCTTCTACAATCCCAAGAGAGACGTCGACCCTCTGCAGG gtttcctccctcctaaggCGGGAGGCGCTGGCGGCCAGAACGAGGTGGCAGAGTTCGCCTATAAGGACCAGATGGAGATGATGGTGAAGCGAGGCATCGTGGAGCAATGCTGCCACAAACCCTGCAACATCTTCGACCTGCAGAACTACTGCAACTGA
- the LOC128370997 gene encoding complement factor B-like, translating into MGFHKHWTWFAALLCLHYMGGEVWCNCTDSNMQIEGGYYTLTKNLQIGTMLVYHCPEGYYPYPALTRLCQRDSTWIPGPKRFLPQRCRLVECPDPNVLENGNVSPPQEKYFVSNETTYECYSGYKLRGSAKRTCGLNAKWTGSTPICSHDGGETCADPGIPAGATRSGHEFDIGDKVTYNCNGNLFLVGSKERICLENGQWTGIEPACYYRHTFDTPMEVSKAFGGSLKNSLTTHDPTDDTQEGRRIRVSKNGTLNIYIGVDISESISKENITSAKNAVKSLITKISSFAVTPNYDIRFFSSITYEVVNILDFLDGRETQSSLKTKIDNFEVNDEKTSGTDLNLVFETFLEQMALIKQRVQDDGFKEHRHVIIVFTDGAYNMGGPPLPTVAKIKNLVYMNQPPNGHVQPREDYLDIYIFGIGAEIYDDDLKPLVVGTGGKHYFRMQNIIGNLEETFDNIIDADEVVGLCGLHNATTGGTDKDGVKRKYPWVVSVIVKNGVKRSCLGSLVTRKFVLTAAHCFKFEDTPQHITVEIEKGGLSYKKVKKFTLHPNFNVNAKVNEGVKEFYDYDVALIELEVYVDNSDRVRHICIPCTVETRDALRLPHGSTCKDQEDLLFKTHKEKLHFLTKKDPLVAKKTIYAKLGDHWDACIRHALTAPGITTKNPKDAVTDNFLCTGGRGDHRDHIACSGDSGGAVFKDYVYRTIQVALVSWGTKNLCDGGMQESDDTSRDFHINLFRVVPFLKSVLGVEEQDDYAPLHFLD; encoded by the exons ATGGGATTTCATAAGCACTGGACTTGGTTTGCTGCTCTTTTATGTCTCCACTATATGG GTGGAGAAGTCTGGTGTAATTGCACAGACAGTAATATGCAAATTGAGGGAGGTTATTATACACTGACCAAGAATCTACAGATAGGCACCATGTTGGTCTACCACTGTCCTGAGGGTTACTATCCGTACCCTGCTCTGACACGTCTGTGTCAGCGTGACAGCACCTGGATACCAGGACCCAAAAGGTTTCTTCCACAGAGATGCAGGT TGGTTGAATGCCCAGACCCCAACGTGCTGGAGAATGGAAACGTCTCCCCTCCTCAAGAGAAGTACTTTGTGAGCAACGAGACCACGTATGAGTGCTACTCTGGATACAAACTACGTGGCTCAGCCAAACGTACCTGTGGATTAAATGCTAAGTGGACCGGCTCTACTCCCATATGTAGCCATGATG GAGGAGAAACTTGTGCTGATCCTGGCATCCCAGCTGGCGCTACAAGATCAGGGCATGAGTTTGACATTGGTGACAAAGTGACTTACAACTGCAATGGCAATCTCTTTTTGGTGGGGTCAAAAGAAAGAATCTGTCTTGAGAACGGCCAGTGGACTGGCATAGAACCAGCATGCTACT acagacacacctTTGACACTCCAATGGAGGTTTCAAAGGCATTCGGTGGTTCACTCAAAAACAGCCTCACTACTCATGACCCCACGG ATGACACACAGGAGGGGAGAAGAATCAGGGTTTCAAAAAATGGGACACTGAACATCTATATTGGTGTGGATATTTCTGAAAGCATCAGTAAGGAGAACATCACAAGTGCAAAAAATGCTGTGAAATCACTCATTACAAAG ATTTCATCTTTTGCTGTGACTCCAAACTATGACATCCGCTTTTTCTCCTCTATAACATATGAAGTTGTCAACATTCTTGATTTTTTGGATGGTAGAGAAACGCAAAGCTCCTTGAAGACTAAAATAGACAATTTTGAAGTAAACG ATGAAAAAACCTCTGGAACAGATCTAAACCTCGTCTTTGAGACCTTCCTGGAACAAATGGCTCTGATAAAGCAACGAGTTCAAGATGATGGATTTAAAGAACATCGTCATGTCATCATCGTTTTTACAGATG GTGCTTACAATATGGGCGGTCCACCTTTACCAACTGTGGCAAAAATAAAGAACCTGGTGTACATGAACCAGCCTCCTAATGGGCACGTTCAACCCCGAGAAGACTATCTTG acatttacatttttggtaTTGGCGCTGAGATCTACGATGACGACCTGAAGCCCCTCGTAGTAGGCACTGGTGGAAAGCATTACTTCAGAATGCAAAATATAATTGGAAACTTGGAGGAGACCTTTGATAATATTATTG aTGCAGACGAAGTTGTGGGTTTATGTGGTCTTCACAATGCAACAACGGGAGGAACAGACAAAGATGGGGTAAAGAGAAAGTATCCATGGGTGGTTTCCGTTATTGTCAAG AATGGAGTTAAAAGAAGCTGCCTTGGCTCTCTGGTGACCCGCAAGTTTGTCTtgactgctgctcactgcttcAAATTTGAGGATACACCGCAACACATCACCGTTGAAATTGAAAAAGGAGGGCTCAGTT ataaaaaagttaaaaaattcACATTACACCCAAATTTCAATGTCAATGCTAAAGtgaatgaaggagtgaaggaattCTATGACTATGACGTGGCTCTCATTGAACTGGAGGTGTATGTTGATAACTCCGATCGCGTCAG ACATATTTGCATACCTTGCACCGTGGAGACCCGCGATGCTCTAAGACTGCCTCATGGTTCCACATGCAAGGACCAAG AGGATCTGTTGTTCAAGACTCATAAAGAAAAACTGCATTTCCTGACCAAGAAAGATCCCCTGGTGGCTAAAAAAACTATCTATGCTAAGCTTGGTGATCAT TGGGATGCATGCATCAGACATGCGCTAACTGCACCAGGTATAACAACGAAAAATCCAAAGGATGCTGTGACTGATAACTTCCTGTGCACTGGCGGTCGAGGTGATCACAGAGATCATATAGCATGTTCAG GTGACTCTGGAGGTGCAGTGTTCAAAGACTATGTGTATCGCACAATACAG GTTGCATTGGTCAGCTGGGGAACTAAGAATCTATGCGATGGTGGTATGCAAGAGTCAGACGACACTTCCAGAGATTTCCATATTAATCTTTTCAGAGTTGTTCCTTTCCTCAAATCAGTCCTTGGCGTCGAGGAACAGGATGACTACGCGCCACTTCATTTTTTGGACTGA
- the LOC128371659 gene encoding GTPase IMAP family member 9-like, giving the protein MATSEDFRPPRQRRSSKDDPPDFRLVLVGKTGAGKSSSGNTILGRDAFCKAVRQSSVTRQCCKQSGEVFSKNVTIVDTPGLFDTSLPELTVKREISKCINMSAPGPHAILLVIKVAPFTNEEQDAVRQVEEIFGPDAWKYTIILFTHDDQTEPDVERQLEEGDELQSILGKVENRYHVLNNDNADDRGQVLELLEKVEKMVENNGGGHYSNITYMEVVQMLQKREEELRDFYNKKLEEKIKAVESKYERMLKEAQQEGPEMKRRCQSELQELNRYFRTLESGARQVVEQMQRTDSIEDAHKYHMTFKLKFTS; this is encoded by the exons ATGGCAACGAGTGAAGACTTCC GACCACCGAGGCAAAGAAGAAGCAGTAAGGATGATCCTCCAG ACTTCAGGCTTGTTCTTGTTGGAAAGACTGGAGCAGGAAAGAGCTCTAGTGGGAACACCATACTGGGAAGAGATGCCTTCTGTAAAGCAGTCCGTCAGTCCTCAG tGACCAGGCAGTGCTGTAAGCAGAGTGGTGAGGTTTTCAGCAAGAACGTGACCATCGTCGACACGCCCGGCCTCTTCGACACCTCATTACCTGAGCTCACTGTGAAGAGAGAGATCTCTAAATGCATCAACATGTCCGCCCCAGGGCCCCACGCCATCCTACTGGTCATCAAAGTCGCGCCCTTTACCAACGAGGAGCAAGACGCTGTTAGACAGGTGGAGGAGATCTTTGGGCCGGATGCATGGAAATACACCATCATCCTCTTCACCCACGATGACCAAACTGAACCAGATGTGGAGAggcagctggaggagggagaCGAGCTGCAGTCCATCCTGGGGAAGGTGGAGAACAGATATCATGTTCTCAACAATGACAACGCTGATGATCGTGGTCAGGTCTTGGAGCTGCTGGAGAAGGTGGAGAAGATGGTTGAAAACAACGGAGGAGGGCATTACTCTAACATCACTTACATGGAGGTGGTCCAGATGCTAcagaagagggaagaagagcTCCGAGACTTCTACAACAAGAAattagaagagaaaataaaagctgttgAGTCAAAGTATGAGAGGATGCTGAAAGAGGCTCAGCAGGAAGGTCCAGAAATGAAAAGGCGATGCCAGTCTGAGCTGCAGGAGTTGAATCGGTACTTCCGCACTTTAGAGAGTGGTGCCCGTCAAGTTGTTGAACAAATGCAGCGAACAGACTCCATAGAAGATGCTCACAAGTATCACATGACCTTCAAACTAAAATTTACCTCCTGA